The DNA window gtgccaccagggaagccctacttgtttgttttttatgtattatttgtgtgaaaagtattataaacctattacagtacagtactgtatagccgattgtgttagttgggtacctaggctaactttgttggacttacgaacgtgctctcGGAACGGACCTCATTGGTATTTAAGGGACTTACTTTCTGTAATCAATGTTAACGCTTGTTTTTatgacacagacacatacagctTAGAATAGTAATAGCTACCGTTTGCTGTGCTCCCAGGATTTTCCTTGCTTTCCATTCTTGACAGCCAGAGCCCAAGGCTGCCATATCCTGGCCAGCATCCGTTCTGACCCAGCAGTACTATGTATTCGAAGGCATCCATTCTGAGTAGTTGGGCACTGTCTGTACCTGTGGTTAAATGTGTTTAATAGCTCCCAACCTTTAACATTGCATCAGAGGCTCTTAGGCATCTCCAGAGGGATGACGTTTCAGTTGAGCAttgtgagaaagagaaatgttctGTTGCTTTGTTGCTTTATAGACACCATCAAGAGAAGCTGGAGGCCAGTAGCCGTGATCACCAGCAGGACTCACCTGTACTGGAAAGGCCTGGACGGAAGAGGAAGTGGGCTGAACAAAGACAAGATTTTAGTCAAAAGAAATCACTAGAGCAAACAAAAACGAAAGGTCTGTGTGTTTTGCCAGGACTTACCAATGATAGCTGATAAGACTCTAGGGCTGAGCAAGCCCCCTTTGTATTTTACTTTCATATTCAATATGTGTGGGTGCCTGGAAAATGCCCcttgttagttttcttttcttttcttttttccctttggctgcactgcacagcttgcaggatctcagttccccgaccagggattgaactcaggccatggcagtggaagcccagaatcctaaccaccaggccatcagggaactcccCACCCCTTGTTAGTTTTAtgatggggggaagggagagtgagAGGCACCCTGAGCTTATTTCTCCTACAGGAGGTAGACCTTAACTTTTGAGGGATCCTGGATCTCTTTTTAGAGAATCTGAATCTGATAGAAACTATGACCCCTCTAGCCAgaagaacacacatacacattcattttGATGCAGGGAGTTATTAAAAAGGCAAaccctgggacttccttggtggcgcagtggttaagactctgcactcctaatgcagggggcctgggttcgatccctggtccgggaactagatcccagatgcatgccgcaactaagagtttggaTGCCACAATGaaggatcctgcaagctgcggctaaggagcccacctgccacaactaagacccaacacaaccaaataaataaatcaatttaaaaaaaaaaaaaaaaaggcaaaccctgaagctctgttttcttcttcttcccaggTGTGCCAAAGGTGAAGTTGCTGTGTGGAGCAGATTTCTTGGAGTCTTTTGGTGTGCCCAATCTGTGGAAGGGTGAGGATATCACCAAAATCGTGGGAGACTATGGGCTTATATGTGTTACTCGGGCTGGAAATGATGCTCAGAAATTCATCTATGAATCCGACGTGCTGTGGAAACACCAGAACAACATTCACCTGGTGAATGAATGGATCACCAATGACATCTCATCCACAAAGATCCGGCGAGCCCTCAGAAGGGGACAGAGCATTCGCTACTTGGTACCAGACCTTGTCCAGGAATATATTGAAAAGCATAGTTTGTATAGCTCCGAGAGTGAGGAGAGGAATGTTGGGGTGATCCTAGCTCCTTTGCAGAGAAAAACTGCAGAAGCTGACACATAAGAAATTCTCCAGCATGGTATTGTGGACTTCCCTTTTGGGAATTTGAAACAGTGTGGGTGTTAGTAAATGGGGGAAGGAATTGTGATCCTCTTTaataaattaaagtttaaaaggtTGGTAAAAAGTAGTAGTAGTAATTTAAAATCAGGTTTATCTTTTTATCAGAAGTTACTAAGatgaatgatttcaattttttttttaggaatataTAAATCCCTTTATCTTTAAAACGAGATTAGTAGCAGAGCTAATTGTAGAAAAACATTATAGAAGAACATTGAATATACAAAtccctttatcatttttttattattattattattataaatttattttatttatttatctttggctgcgttttggctgctttgggccttcgttgctgtgtgcgggctttctctagctgcatcGAGCcaggcctactcttcattgcggtgcgcaggcttctcattgcggtggcttctcttgttgcagagcacgggctgtaggcgtgtgggcttcagtagttgtggcacgtgggcttcagtagttgtggctcgcgggctctggagcgtaggcttcagtagttgtggcgcacgggcttagttgctctgcggcatgtgggatcttcccgggccagggctcaaacccatgtcccctgcattggtaggcggattctttttttttttttataaaaaagtttTACCTGATCTTTATTACCAGGATAACATGAAATAAAAAGCTCTTAAGCatttatacacagaaaaaaatcaatagggaGACTGGTAGGACTCAGTTTCCGTAGTAGCTAAAATAGGAAAAGGCCAGGGACTTTATCAATGGAGTCATAAAACAGACTTAACCAAAACTGCAAGCTAGGCAACAAGCAGTTTCACTTCAGAGACTTTATTGCAGggccccagtttccttatctgaaaataaatgattataagTAACAGTTATCTGAAGGGAGAATTCTGGGAGAATTAAACTATCCCCTGCAAGACCCAATGAGCATACTTAGGTATTAAGACCTGATTGCTTAGGGTGTGAAAGTTCACAGCACAGTCTACTCCAGGACCTTCCTTAAAGGTTTAAAAACCTCAAACAAAAGTTCTTAATACAAGAACCAATGTTTAAAGCATAAAATCCTTACTTGGAGTGTTCAGCCCAGTTGATTATCAAAAgctatttataaaatgcttcaaTACTGATGATATTAAAACTACCAAAACTCTGTAATGATCACAAAGATTTGGCCTCCCAGGTTAGAGTCCAAAGTCATTCTGACACCTGATGACAATGCAGAGATGTCAGTCAGATGCTTCTTAACCTAACAATGTGGCATctgctgcctatgttttccgtCAATCATAATCTCCAGCCATCTTCTTAATGTGTGACGATTTGCTCTTCAGCTGCTTGCAGTAATTCCTCTTACTTTTGCAATCTGCAGATCCCTTAACTTGCTTCAGTCTATTGTGTTCAGCAGCAGCAGCCGTGTATCCTTCACTCTCTTCTCTATAGTCATCCAGTTCTTTATCCAGACGAGAGAGTTCTTTATTGATCTCATCAAGTTCCGCTTGTAAGCTCTTGTATCCCTGCAGGCCAGTGTCAAAATTCCTCTTGCAgagttgtctttgttttttatttttattttttttttattttttatttttttattttttatttatttttttttttaaaaggagtataTGGCACAGATTTAATGAACCCATTAATAAGAGAACTGGCATGATGGTAGTGTTGATTCAAAAGAACTAAATGGGGTAGAAGCTTTTCTAGTAGCTGGAAGAATTcttaaattcacacacacacacactgtattttatttttacaagacataaatagactgacaccaagcattgtacatggatgaccacaacaaaagcaacaatgattgcaattaccaaacatgaaacagagTTGTCTTTGTTGATCTGAAGTGATAGGTGGATATTCCCTGATCAGTCCTCCTCCAGCTTATCGCAGGACCCGCCACCCATCGTGTAGTCTGTTTCATAGTGGTCTTGCTCTGATCTCCTCGACTTTCCtcggtaggcggattcttaaccactgcgccaccagggaagtcccccctttaTCTTTAAAACAAGAGATTAGTAGCAGAACTAATATTAGAAGAACATTGTAGAAGAACATTCAATCAAACTAAGTacaaaaagaattcaaaagaCATCCTGGCTTTACCACAGAAAGAGAAGTATGAAAAGTAAAGAGACCATTTAAGATCCTAATTTTAGTTACGAAAGGAATGAACATTTTATGCATGCCTTTCTTCCTGGGCAGCCCTCACTCAGGGTGgccaaagaattcttaaaatagtGATCTTGTAAAATGCATCACTGATCAGATCTCCAGCTGTGCAAAATACCGGCTGTGAAGTCCTGGCAGAAACTATGCCAGTAGTTGGTTCTCTCCAGCACACATCAGGAGGCCAGTGAAGCTTTGCTAGGCACGCTTGCCTGAAGCCCCACCTGTAGAGGCAGGGggacgggtccgagccctggaaTGTTTAGAACGGTACACGGGTGTTTCTGATGCCCTTGAGAGGCAGGGAGCCTCTGCCTTCCCCATGTTATGCACAGATTCTCTTAGCACAGCcctgttgtggctcgtggtccaGCCCTGGCCATCTGCCATCTCTGTATAGAAGGGATGTCGTGCTACCTGAAACAGAGAGAACCACAGAGAATGAGAGATCTCACTCAAGGCTTTTGTGAGGTGTGAATGCTCTTAGCCTTTACTGGTAGCTTAATCAGATGGTGAAAGGACATGAGAAATGCCACACTGGACCAGCCCAgcagttcctctttttttttgtggctgcgttgggtcttcgttgctgcgcacgggctttctctagttgcagcgagcgggggctactcttcattgtggcgcgcgggcttctcattgtggtggcttctcttgttgcggagcacgggctctagccgcgcaggcttcagtagttgtggcacgtgggctcagtagttgtggcatgcaggctcagtagttgcagcacacaggctctagagcacaggctcagtagttgtgctgcatgggcttagttgctccgtggcatgtaggatcttcccagaccagggctcgaacccatgtaccctgcattggcaggcagattctcaaccactgcaccaccaggaaagccccccagCAGTTCCTTTAGCTCAGAATTTTGGTTCCTGATGAATGGCTTGTGGAAGAAATCTCCACAGCCTCAATCTAAAACTCTCGAGTTTCTGAAGACCCCTGCTGTTTCTATTCCAGCCCACTGTGAACCTGCCATTTGTGGATTTAAGCAGAAAAAGAGTCtgttttcttatactttttctcttcttgtcctTTTGTAGGAACTTTACCCAAAGTAGAACACTCAAATAATAATTGAAGTCATAACGTtatgttaaaaacacaaacttGTTATATGGTTTGCTACTGATTAAAATTTTGTGGAAGTTTTACCaattaataaagcaaaaagaCCAGAAATAGCTTTTTCTAGAATAGTTTTATGGTTCATGAAAATCACTCTGTGATAGAAAGAGGACTAAAGTTAAATTTCTAATGAAAGTagaataaggacttccctggtggcacagtggttaagaatccacctgccagtgcaggggacacgggttcgagccctggtctgggaagatcccacatgccgcggagcaactaagcctgtgcgccacaactactgagccctcgtgccacaactattgaagcccgtgtgccctagagcctgtgctccacaacaagagaaggcaccgcagtgagaagcccgtgcacggcagtgaagagtagcccccgctcactgcaactagagaaagaccacaagcagcaacaaagacccgatgcagccctcaaaaataataataataataataattttaaaggaagaaagtagAATAATTTACCTTTACATACCTACATCtaataatttacatttcataCCTACACCACTCTAAAGGATTTATACctctgcagaagaaaaaaatgtacttataCCTGTGCAGTTGGCTAGTCAGATCTGAAGCCaccatttaaaaaaggaaaatgttaaataaagttGGCAAATGTAAATTCTACAACTCGTGACTTATTCTTATAAAGTCAACGTGCCGACTTCTCAAAGACGGAGGAGCGCAAAGCCTGGCACCCAATAGCTTCAGTCTCTTATCTGCTGAACGAATGAAAGGTTATAATCTCAGATTGTAGAGACGAGGCTCATTCTTCCGCTCCTCAGCTTTTTGGAGTTTAAGAATTGTAGCAGTACTGAAAAACAACCATCTAGAAACAGATGAAGTTATCAAAATTTAACTTTGATTTCTTCTCCTGGAAAACTACACTTAGTTTATATGAACTGTGTGTGAACTGCAGGAAGTTTCCAGTGCTAGAAACTTCTTTTCTACTTTGATGCCTTCCTGCCTAGAAGTGCCCACAGTCTGCTTAGCTGTGAGTATATTGACCTCAGGGCCCACTGGGTAAGGCATGTGGGGACCCTCCCAGGAGACCTGGTAACAGTGAAATGATCCTGTTGTTGTGCTATTTGTGGATCAACAACTTTGTACATGGAAGGAGCTGCTTGCCTTTTTGTCCCAGTATCAGGATGCTGCTAATGCCACAAAGTAATAACGTAGTTGAGGGCATCCTTAAGGACAGAACTTCCTCTTTGGAGAATGAAATAGGACAATGAATTTCACAAGGGAATAAATATCAGTAACTCTTGTGGCTTCTgttgaggaagagggaaaaaatgccattgtttgTTCCCTACCATACCTTTTTCATACTTGGCTCTTGTAATGTGAATTTAAGAGTTTAGGAAATGTGTAGAGCTGGTGTTTTGTTTGATGCTGGTGTTTTTTATGTGTTGTACTCCCTTACCTCTTACATTGTCTAATTTGAAGCAGCAGAAGAACGTTCAGTAGAAGTCCTTTACTGCAGCTTCATTCAGTTGAGCCTACAGCATATGGGGAGATTTGTGTTGTTGTTTGCCTGGTTAGTGGACAAGTGTGAACAGCACTTGTTGGCATTCCTTGGAACTGGGGCACTGAATGCCTAGTCCGATTGAGCCAAGGGGGTGATTTAGCTTCATCTCCTGCGTCAAAGgatgctctttctttttctgccccCCTGAGTATCTCACTACAGGGTAGAAGGAAGCCTCCCCCCAGGGTAAGCATGCATAGCAGTGGTGGGGCTGCTGTCATCCTTACCCCACCCTCTCCAGGTCACTTCTCTGGGAGCCCAGAAGTTGCTGTATTATGAAATGGgctcctttaacatttatttctggGTGCCACAGGACATCCATTCCTCCACCATTCTCATAATTGCTCCCAAAGGCCTCTTGGTCTAAGATGTTCACCATAGCATCCAGCTAACTATGAGAATGCGTAGACAGTATCCATCTCTAAAATCCGTACCTAGTTCACCAGTGGTGCTGTTTGAACTTAATAATGTCagcacttattgagcacttaataatTGTGCCCGGCATGTGCTAACATGTGCCTTATATCATGAGGGAAATGGGCACAATTAGGTGACTGGTGTAAATGGCAAAACTGAAGCTTGAACGAGCAGTTTGTCTTCAGAACCTGTGCCCTTAACCTCTTTACTCCTCGTGTAATGTATTACTTTTCAAAGAATGAGGTTTTAGCCAAATCTTGAAATTTGCATCCA is part of the Balaenoptera musculus isolate JJ_BM4_2016_0621 chromosome 1, mBalMus1.pri.v3, whole genome shotgun sequence genome and encodes:
- the NMNAT1 gene encoding nicotinamide/nicotinic acid mononucleotide adenylyltransferase 1; translation: MENSEKTEVVLLACGSFNPITNMHLRLFELAKDYMNGTGKYEVIKGIISPVGDAYKKKGLISAHHRVIMAQLATKNSKWLEVDTWESLQQDWIETATVLRHHQEKLEASSRDHQQDSPVLERPGRKRKWAEQRQDFSQKKSLEQTKTKGVPKVKLLCGADFLESFGVPNLWKGEDITKIVGDYGLICVTRAGNDAQKFIYESDVLWKHQNNIHLVNEWITNDISSTKIRRALRRGQSIRYLVPDLVQEYIEKHSLYSSESEERNVGVILAPLQRKTAEADT